Proteins encoded within one genomic window of Granulicella pectinivorans:
- a CDS encoding GH92 family glycosyl hydrolase codes for MSAYSRFSALLLAFTALTNLAQVRETRPASSLADRVNVLIGTASEGQTFPATGVPFGMTHWTPQTRAGEIKCVAPYYAGDTRIQGFRGSHFLSGSCAQDYGSFTVMPLNDSSKLEAAERSSAFSRSSEQAHPYQYTVDLADSGIHAEITGSERSGMMRFRFAPGRKTGWLAVESNLRLGKGTMRIDPVRQEITGENPAYRIYAGADQPAGFSGYVVVQFDRPFRVGGTWAGGQRHDGALEQESTAGAPGAFVTFGLGADHTVRVRIGTSFTSVEEARRNLAGEMPDWDFDAAAARAHAAWEKALGQVEVGGDSPDLTVFYTAMYHSKLLPRIVSDRSGTYPRFAGKGQTELAKGFTYYDDFSVWDTYRAVHPLLTIVEPERDAEMIRSLIAKGEQGGFLPIFPAWNNYTAEMTGDHVAAIVTDAYVKGIRGFDAEEAYALMRKNAMEDPADLDLYKDGRGRRALASYLKYGYLPLEDRVPYAFHGDEQVSRTLDYAFDDYEVGVLAAALGHKEDAALFAGRSGNWRKVIDPAVGFARGRHADGSWVTPFDPKATASYITESTPYVDTFSVPQDVPGLIAVLHGPEAFIQKLDGLFASGTYDQGNEPSHHIAYLYDDAGAAAKTQLHVHDIMTRLYTNKVSGLIGNDDAGQMSAWYVMSALGFYPVTPGTPRYSIGTPHFDEMTVHVAGGERLHIVARGAEAGRFYVRSVTLNGRRLERMYLLHQEIVGGGELVFEMSEHPAQS; via the coding sequence ATGTCAGCCTACTCGCGATTCTCCGCCCTTCTGCTCGCCTTCACCGCTCTTACGAACCTGGCCCAGGTGAGGGAGACCCGTCCTGCATCGTCGCTGGCCGACCGGGTGAACGTTCTGATTGGGACTGCCTCCGAGGGGCAGACGTTCCCGGCTACGGGTGTCCCGTTCGGCATGACGCACTGGACGCCGCAGACACGGGCGGGCGAGATCAAGTGTGTGGCGCCGTACTATGCGGGGGATACGCGCATCCAGGGGTTTCGCGGGAGCCATTTTCTCTCCGGATCGTGCGCGCAGGACTACGGGAGCTTTACGGTGATGCCGCTGAACGACAGCTCGAAGCTGGAGGCGGCGGAGCGATCGTCGGCGTTCTCGCGGTCGAGTGAGCAGGCACACCCTTACCAGTACACCGTGGATCTGGCAGATAGCGGGATTCATGCGGAGATTACAGGGTCCGAGCGGTCGGGCATGATGCGTTTCCGGTTCGCGCCGGGGAGGAAGACGGGCTGGCTAGCGGTGGAGAGCAACCTGCGACTCGGCAAGGGGACGATGCGGATCGATCCGGTGCGGCAGGAGATTACGGGGGAGAATCCGGCGTATCGGATCTATGCGGGAGCGGACCAGCCGGCGGGGTTTTCCGGGTATGTGGTGGTGCAGTTCGACCGGCCGTTCCGGGTTGGGGGCACGTGGGCGGGTGGGCAGAGGCACGATGGAGCGCTGGAGCAGGAGTCGACGGCGGGAGCGCCGGGGGCTTTTGTCACGTTTGGGCTGGGTGCCGATCATACGGTTAGAGTGCGGATCGGCACATCGTTTACCAGCGTGGAGGAGGCCCGGCGCAACCTTGCGGGTGAGATGCCGGACTGGGACTTCGATGCAGCCGCAGCGCGGGCCCATGCAGCGTGGGAAAAGGCACTGGGGCAGGTGGAGGTCGGAGGGGACTCGCCGGATCTTACGGTGTTTTATACGGCGATGTACCACTCGAAGCTGCTGCCGAGGATCGTCTCGGACCGGAGCGGGACGTATCCGCGGTTTGCCGGCAAGGGGCAGACGGAGCTGGCCAAAGGATTCACGTACTACGATGATTTTTCAGTCTGGGATACGTATCGCGCGGTGCATCCGCTGCTGACGATCGTGGAGCCGGAGCGCGATGCGGAGATGATCCGGTCGCTGATTGCCAAGGGCGAGCAGGGTGGGTTTCTGCCGATCTTTCCGGCGTGGAACAACTATACGGCGGAGATGACGGGAGACCATGTCGCGGCGATTGTGACGGATGCCTATGTGAAGGGGATTCGCGGGTTTGATGCTGAGGAGGCTTATGCGCTGATGCGGAAGAATGCGATGGAGGATCCCGCAGACCTGGATCTGTACAAGGACGGGCGGGGGCGGCGGGCGCTGGCGTCGTATTTGAAGTATGGGTATCTTCCGCTGGAGGATCGGGTGCCGTACGCGTTCCATGGGGACGAACAGGTGTCGCGGACGCTGGACTATGCGTTCGACGACTACGAGGTGGGCGTGCTGGCGGCGGCGCTCGGGCACAAAGAGGATGCTGCCTTGTTTGCTGGGCGGTCCGGGAACTGGCGGAAGGTCATCGATCCGGCGGTGGGATTCGCGCGGGGACGGCACGCGGATGGAAGTTGGGTGACTCCTTTCGATCCGAAGGCGACGGCGAGTTACATCACCGAGTCGACTCCGTATGTGGATACGTTCTCCGTACCGCAGGACGTGCCGGGGCTGATTGCGGTGCTGCATGGGCCGGAGGCTTTTATCCAAAAGCTGGATGGGCTGTTTGCCAGCGGGACCTACGACCAGGGCAATGAGCCGAGCCACCATATTGCGTATTTGTACGACGATGCTGGGGCTGCGGCGAAGACGCAGCTTCATGTCCACGACATTATGACGCGGCTGTACACGAACAAGGTGAGCGGTCTGATTGGCAATGACGATGCAGGGCAGATGTCCGCCTGGTATGTGATGTCGGCGTTGGGGTTCTATCCGGTGACGCCAGGGACGCCGCGGTACTCGATTGGGACGCCGCACTTCGACGAGATGACGGTTCATGTAGCGGGCGGCGAGCGTCTTCACATCGTTGCGCGTGGTGCGGAGGCCGGGAGGTTCTATGTGCGCTCGGTGACGTTGAATGGCAGGCGTTTGGAGAGGATGTATCTGCTCCACCAGGAGATTGTTGGTGGAGGAGAGCTGGTGTTCGAGATGAGTGAGCATCCTGCGCAGTCTTAA
- a CDS encoding winged helix-turn-helix domain-containing protein, with amino-acid sequence MSTVVPGVQRVEVSPEESQELLRRLVNSQELKRSARLRELLQYLGMRSMQARSANIREQEIGAAVFGRPDDYDTNIDNIVRVNVSELRKRLAHYFQEEGAEEKIVVEITRGGYVLSFVGRPMERELPAPEPPAAEAEDEGLAAPGSDSGDAPAEGGRSTRGLGDSTLAWLLGAALLLAVGGCGFFSWQVHALRMQLRPWQANADMSAFWSQFFSSGDAVDIVTADTSYALAEDLLHRPISLDDYLDYKYKSYAEQAGLPAGTRDALNQVLDRNTGSVGDFEAAERIMALDAHSPALRLASARAYTAQNIKNNNVILIGSRESNPWVELYKDELNFFVEYDPALHRSYIANRAPAAGEQSVYEIVRDPDHAYSVVAFVPNLNDHLSTLIIAGTDSQGTRAAGEFITSTAGIEAIRQRMPAGQYPYFEVLLFSSRLEGTTLSTSIKAFRGHPR; translated from the coding sequence GTGTCGACAGTCGTTCCCGGTGTACAGCGCGTAGAGGTAAGCCCTGAAGAGTCGCAGGAGCTTCTGCGACGGCTGGTCAACAGCCAAGAATTGAAGCGATCGGCACGGCTGCGCGAGTTGTTGCAGTATCTCGGGATGCGGTCGATGCAGGCGCGCAGCGCCAACATTCGCGAGCAGGAGATCGGCGCCGCCGTCTTCGGGCGACCTGACGACTACGACACGAACATCGACAATATTGTGCGGGTGAATGTGTCGGAGCTGCGGAAGCGGCTGGCTCACTACTTCCAGGAGGAAGGCGCTGAGGAGAAGATCGTCGTCGAGATTACTCGGGGCGGTTATGTGTTGTCCTTTGTCGGACGGCCGATGGAGAGGGAGCTTCCTGCTCCGGAACCGCCCGCGGCAGAGGCGGAGGATGAGGGTCTTGCCGCTCCGGGTTCTGATTCTGGAGATGCGCCCGCTGAGGGGGGGCGGTCAACGCGTGGGTTGGGTGATTCGACGCTCGCATGGCTGTTGGGTGCGGCCTTGTTGCTGGCGGTGGGTGGGTGCGGCTTCTTTTCCTGGCAGGTCCATGCGCTGCGGATGCAGCTTCGTCCGTGGCAGGCTAATGCGGATATGTCGGCTTTCTGGTCGCAGTTCTTTTCGAGTGGGGATGCGGTGGATATCGTTACTGCCGACACGTCGTATGCGCTGGCCGAAGACCTGCTGCATCGCCCGATCTCGCTGGACGACTATCTCGACTACAAATACAAGAGCTATGCGGAGCAGGCGGGGCTGCCGGCGGGGACCCGGGATGCGTTGAATCAGGTGTTGGACCGGAATACGGGCAGCGTGGGGGATTTTGAGGCTGCGGAGCGGATTATGGCGCTGGACGCGCACTCACCGGCCCTGCGGCTGGCCTCGGCGCGAGCGTATACGGCGCAGAATATCAAGAACAACAACGTGATTCTGATTGGGAGTCGTGAGTCGAATCCGTGGGTGGAACTGTATAAGGACGAACTGAATTTCTTTGTGGAGTATGACCCTGCGCTGCACCGCTCGTATATTGCCAACCGGGCACCCGCAGCTGGGGAACAGAGCGTCTATGAGATTGTTCGCGATCCTGATCATGCGTACAGCGTCGTGGCGTTTGTGCCGAACCTGAACGATCATCTTTCGACGCTGATTATCGCGGGCACGGACTCGCAGGGAACCCGGGCAGCGGGTGAGTTCATCACCTCTACGGCGGGGATCGAGGCGATTCGGCAGAGGATGCCAGCGGGGCAGTATCCCTACTTTGAGGTGCTGTTGTTTTCGTCGCGTCTGGAGGGTACGACGCTGAGCACTTCGATCAAGGCGTTCCGGGGGCATCCGCGCTGA
- a CDS encoding glycosyl hydrolase 115 family protein — MHHRFFAILAILAVSLIPIHGQTSTSLYAPRPALRVGTIPTRDSFPLVAHGHAAAIYLAPQDDAQLSATVTAFASDVARVTGIQPRIVHSLEGPLPASLLIVGIIDRSPAMRRLQASGTLGLSALSGQWESAITTVADHPLPGVRRALIVAGSDRRGAAFALFTLSRQMGVSPWNWWADVPVPHHEAVYVTASHIVQPPPSVQYRGIFLNDEDWGLRPWAATKMDPNLRNIGPNTYNRIFELLLRLHANSLWPAMHPGTLPFNAVPENAQLADRWGIVMGSSHSEALLRNNVGEWNEKTDGPWNYQRNKQAMDAYWDKRLAQNGRYENFYTVGLRGVHDTGLEATGDDQVKARLVEQAISDQRALLARRVDPHLGKIPQVIWLYKESLELYRAGMQVPPDVTLGWTDDNYGYLRQLPTTAEQQRPGGSGVYYHVSYWGFPHDHLWLSTTPPALIREEMTKAYDHKARRYWILNVGDLKPAEIDIDYFMQLAWDEPAVSALTQQEFLRQWFAEQFPTIDASATAQLMQRFYQLNFIRKPEFMGFNGYNDDIRRTAFNPLAWGSSTLGQNGDRLAAWSSLRQQETALASSVPPASANAFFELVGYPVEAAAAQNEKFLDTDQTYLDASLHNQPALQAAAARAHAAYDTIQSLTVRYNTLEGGKWAGMMSSSPRNRHVFEMPATATPADAAIPLPASWQAAPPQPIAPCCQGFFEDNATVSISAAHFTRKQDGSASHWNILSELGISGSSVVYGSPGRLANALASTSTQPWLDYEFTTISHGPATLSVYLLPTFPLDAAHRLRFAAALDGQSPTPLDAGATGEWHEDTAPVWAANVLRNAAVVTLPLGNLTPGRHTLRLLYVDPGVVFEHLVVTFPGAPPAYPVPPETGHPGTP; from the coding sequence ATGCATCATCGTTTTTTCGCGATCCTCGCGATTCTAGCCGTCTCGCTCATCCCCATCCACGGCCAGACGTCAACCAGCCTCTACGCTCCAAGACCGGCACTGCGAGTCGGCACCATCCCCACGCGGGATTCCTTTCCGCTCGTCGCCCACGGCCACGCCGCCGCCATCTATCTTGCCCCCCAGGACGATGCCCAGCTCAGCGCTACGGTCACCGCCTTCGCCTCCGACGTCGCTCGCGTCACCGGCATCCAGCCCCGCATCGTCCACTCGCTCGAAGGCCCCCTTCCCGCTTCGCTCCTCATCGTCGGCATCATAGACCGCTCCCCCGCCATGCGCCGCCTGCAGGCCTCCGGCACACTCGGCCTCTCCGCCCTCTCCGGCCAGTGGGAGTCCGCCATCACCACCGTCGCCGACCACCCCCTTCCCGGCGTTCGCCGCGCCCTCATCGTCGCCGGCAGCGACCGGCGCGGTGCGGCCTTCGCCCTCTTCACTCTCTCCCGCCAGATGGGCGTCTCCCCCTGGAACTGGTGGGCCGATGTCCCCGTCCCTCACCACGAAGCCGTCTACGTCACCGCCAGCCACATCGTGCAACCACCTCCCTCCGTCCAATACCGTGGCATCTTCCTCAACGATGAAGACTGGGGTCTGCGCCCCTGGGCAGCGACGAAGATGGACCCAAACCTCCGCAACATCGGCCCCAACACCTACAACCGCATCTTCGAGCTCCTACTCCGCCTGCATGCCAACTCCCTCTGGCCGGCCATGCACCCCGGAACCCTGCCCTTCAACGCCGTCCCGGAGAACGCCCAACTCGCCGACCGCTGGGGCATCGTCATGGGCTCCTCACACTCCGAGGCCCTACTCCGCAACAACGTCGGCGAATGGAACGAAAAGACCGACGGCCCCTGGAACTATCAGCGCAACAAACAGGCGATGGATGCCTACTGGGACAAACGCCTCGCCCAGAACGGACGCTATGAAAACTTCTACACCGTCGGCCTCCGCGGCGTACACGACACCGGCCTCGAAGCCACCGGCGACGACCAGGTCAAGGCCCGCCTCGTCGAACAGGCCATCTCCGACCAGCGCGCCCTCCTCGCGCGACGGGTCGACCCCCACCTGGGCAAGATTCCGCAGGTCATCTGGCTCTACAAGGAGTCGCTCGAGCTCTATCGCGCTGGCATGCAGGTCCCACCCGATGTCACCCTCGGCTGGACGGACGACAACTACGGCTACCTCCGCCAGCTCCCCACGACCGCCGAGCAGCAGCGCCCCGGCGGCTCCGGCGTCTACTACCACGTCTCCTACTGGGGCTTCCCCCACGACCATCTCTGGCTCTCGACCACGCCACCCGCCCTCATCCGCGAGGAGATGACTAAGGCCTACGACCACAAAGCCCGCCGTTACTGGATCCTCAACGTCGGCGACCTTAAACCAGCTGAAATCGACATCGACTATTTCATGCAGCTCGCGTGGGATGAGCCCGCGGTCTCAGCCCTCACCCAGCAGGAGTTCCTGCGCCAGTGGTTCGCCGAGCAGTTCCCCACGATCGACGCCTCCGCGACCGCCCAACTCATGCAGCGCTTTTACCAGTTGAACTTCATCCGTAAACCTGAATTCATGGGCTTCAACGGCTACAACGACGACATCCGACGCACCGCCTTCAACCCTCTGGCCTGGGGCAGCTCCACGCTCGGCCAGAATGGCGACCGTCTCGCCGCCTGGTCCAGCCTCCGCCAGCAGGAAACCGCCCTTGCCAGCTCCGTGCCGCCAGCCTCCGCCAACGCCTTCTTCGAGCTCGTCGGCTACCCCGTCGAGGCGGCCGCCGCCCAGAATGAAAAGTTCCTCGACACCGATCAAACCTACCTCGACGCGTCGCTCCATAACCAACCCGCCCTTCAGGCCGCGGCAGCCCGCGCGCACGCCGCCTACGACACCATCCAGTCCCTGACAGTTCGCTACAACACCCTCGAAGGGGGCAAATGGGCAGGCATGATGTCCTCCTCGCCCCGCAACCGGCACGTATTCGAGATGCCCGCCACCGCCACCCCAGCCGACGCCGCCATCCCCCTCCCAGCATCCTGGCAGGCAGCGCCACCCCAGCCAATCGCCCCGTGCTGCCAAGGCTTCTTCGAAGACAACGCCACCGTCTCCATCTCGGCCGCACACTTCACTCGCAAACAAGATGGATCAGCCTCCCACTGGAACATCCTCTCCGAACTCGGAATCTCCGGCAGCTCTGTCGTCTACGGCTCACCTGGCCGGCTCGCCAACGCGCTCGCCTCGACCTCAACCCAGCCCTGGCTTGACTACGAGTTCACCACCATCTCCCACGGCCCAGCCACTCTTTCCGTCTACCTCCTCCCCACCTTCCCGCTCGACGCCGCCCATCGCCTGCGCTTCGCCGCCGCCCTCGACGGTCAATCACCCACGCCCCTCGACGCCGGAGCCACCGGCGAATGGCACGAAGACACCGCCCCCGTCTGGGCAGCGAATGTCCTCCGCAACGCCGCCGTCGTCACCCTTCCCCTCGGCAACCTCACCCCGGGTCGTCACACCCTTCGTCTCCTCTATGTCGATCCCGGTGTCGTCTTCGAGCATCTCGTGGTCACATTCCCGGGAGCTCCACCCGCCTATCCCGTTCCCCCCGAAACCGGCCATCCAGGCACCCCATAA
- a CDS encoding bifunctional diguanylate cyclase/phosphodiesterase, which produces MDLSNCEREPIHIPGSIQPHGVLIVAGLPDMIVRYVSANSDGLLGMSAASILGRPITACLGSVIAEQIVRRDDRGLILPETHRFVTLPIEDGELCHFDIRHLNGLLYLEVQRVESVEDDEKLPARAQMVIDSMRAACNLEHLLKAAAHQLRQLTNYDRVMVYRFNEDGNGHVVAEDCDAAMDPYLDLHYPASDIPAQARKLYLLQRIRVLCDVDYVPVPLLAHVVPGSDPPPLDMTFCDLRSMSPIHVEYLKNMGVSATLTLSLIVDEQLWGLFVCHHRDPKLPSPALRSSCDLLSQIISFMLRQAIEQDFSNDTNRRKQMVSHIAESFQRHGSIADGLAAAENSVLELVGASGALLCFDGKNLCLGATPALDDCLIVMSELRALSTDKHFSLDSLAKALPEFERLRDVASGVLLMSILGSPSDGILWFRPEVVRTVKWGGNPEKAVQINAQTGRISPRKSFDVWKRLVELHSLPWEPVDLEAVSELKRALSAFIMTQAESLLSRSSLVDVLTLLPNRRHFQDKLREWKQRSDLYPAAVILIGLDRFKRINEAFGHAAGDDLLIQVARRLSRFIVNDVLLARLGGDEFAMFCSGMTAEEVDTIVVEIAEALATPFQVHGRPFRATASLGVAHSSHGGEEELLQAADTAMHLAKRSGRNRSISFDKLTQDASTAKLELEQDLYRALEGDEFRLVYQPIVSLSDQSLYGFEALIRWHHPQHGVVPPVDFIPIAEETGLILPIGRWVVREAAKALKHWSVSLGGRLTIHVNVAAPQLISPDFVAYLAEISREYSLDPKAISIEVTESVLMRDLAVDTLRDLRNFGFGVSVDDFGTGYSSLAYLQKLPVDLVKIDRSFVRDIAGSAKSRDFLSAMVHLIKTLGLAVIAEGVETEAQSELLLSLGCTRAQGYYFSRPMGGEAVEGYLSAHADGYGEFRVG; this is translated from the coding sequence GTGGACCTGTCGAATTGTGAGAGGGAACCGATTCATATTCCCGGGTCGATTCAGCCTCATGGTGTGCTGATCGTTGCCGGTCTGCCGGATATGATCGTGCGTTACGTCAGCGCAAATTCTGACGGGCTGCTCGGGATGTCCGCCGCCTCCATTCTTGGCAGGCCGATCACCGCGTGCCTTGGATCCGTGATTGCGGAGCAGATTGTTCGTCGTGACGATCGCGGACTGATTCTTCCGGAGACCCATCGTTTTGTCACGCTGCCGATCGAGGACGGCGAATTGTGTCACTTCGACATCCGCCATTTGAACGGACTGTTGTATCTGGAGGTGCAACGAGTAGAGTCCGTTGAAGACGACGAGAAGCTTCCGGCGCGCGCTCAGATGGTGATCGACTCGATGCGCGCTGCCTGCAATCTGGAGCATCTGCTGAAGGCGGCGGCGCATCAACTGCGGCAGTTGACGAACTACGATCGCGTGATGGTCTATCGCTTCAACGAGGATGGAAATGGCCATGTGGTAGCGGAGGACTGTGACGCGGCGATGGATCCGTATCTCGACCTTCACTATCCTGCCTCCGACATTCCGGCGCAGGCGCGCAAGCTCTATCTGTTGCAGAGGATTCGAGTGCTGTGTGATGTGGATTATGTTCCCGTGCCTTTGCTGGCGCATGTCGTGCCCGGAAGCGATCCTCCGCCTCTGGATATGACTTTCTGCGACCTGCGCAGTATGTCGCCGATTCATGTGGAGTATCTGAAGAATATGGGCGTGAGCGCTACGTTGACGCTTTCGCTGATCGTGGATGAGCAGTTGTGGGGGCTCTTTGTATGCCATCATCGCGATCCGAAACTTCCATCACCCGCGTTGCGGAGCAGTTGCGATCTCCTGAGCCAGATTATTTCTTTCATGTTGCGCCAGGCCATCGAACAGGATTTTTCCAACGACACGAATCGCAGAAAGCAGATGGTAAGCCATATCGCGGAATCGTTTCAGCGTCATGGATCGATTGCGGATGGTCTGGCTGCTGCTGAGAACTCCGTCCTGGAATTGGTTGGCGCGAGCGGCGCTCTGTTGTGTTTCGACGGGAAAAACCTTTGCCTTGGAGCTACGCCAGCCCTGGACGACTGCCTGATTGTCATGAGCGAGTTGCGCGCGCTGAGCACGGATAAACACTTTTCACTCGACTCCCTGGCGAAGGCTTTGCCCGAGTTCGAACGTTTGCGTGACGTCGCCAGCGGGGTTCTGCTGATGTCGATTCTCGGCAGCCCGAGCGATGGCATCCTCTGGTTCCGTCCCGAGGTGGTGCGAACGGTGAAGTGGGGCGGGAATCCCGAAAAGGCGGTGCAGATCAATGCCCAGACGGGCCGGATCTCACCGAGGAAGTCGTTCGATGTATGGAAGCGGCTGGTGGAACTGCATTCGCTTCCATGGGAGCCCGTCGACCTGGAGGCCGTGAGCGAACTCAAGCGAGCGCTCTCGGCCTTCATCATGACTCAGGCCGAGAGCCTTCTTTCGCGGTCGAGCCTGGTGGACGTTCTTACGCTCCTGCCGAACCGCCGCCATTTCCAAGACAAGCTGAGAGAGTGGAAGCAACGTTCGGATCTCTATCCGGCCGCCGTGATCCTGATCGGTCTCGATCGATTCAAGCGCATCAATGAGGCCTTTGGGCATGCTGCAGGAGACGATCTGTTGATTCAAGTCGCACGGCGGCTTTCCCGTTTTATTGTGAACGATGTTTTGCTAGCGCGGTTGGGCGGCGATGAGTTTGCGATGTTCTGCAGCGGAATGACCGCCGAAGAAGTCGATACGATCGTTGTTGAGATTGCCGAAGCGCTTGCTACCCCGTTCCAGGTGCATGGACGGCCATTCCGCGCGACCGCCAGTCTTGGGGTCGCTCATTCCTCACATGGGGGGGAAGAGGAGCTGCTGCAGGCGGCGGATACGGCGATGCATCTCGCCAAGCGTTCGGGCCGCAACCGCTCGATCTCCTTCGATAAGCTGACCCAGGACGCATCGACCGCAAAGCTGGAACTGGAGCAGGATCTCTATCGCGCACTGGAGGGGGATGAATTTCGGTTGGTTTATCAGCCGATCGTCTCTCTCTCCGACCAGTCGCTCTATGGGTTCGAGGCGTTGATCCGATGGCATCATCCGCAGCATGGTGTGGTTCCGCCGGTCGATTTTATTCCGATCGCTGAGGAGACCGGATTGATTCTGCCGATCGGCCGATGGGTCGTGAGGGAGGCCGCGAAGGCTTTGAAACATTGGTCGGTTTCCCTTGGCGGAAGGCTGACGATTCATGTGAACGTCGCCGCGCCGCAGTTGATCTCGCCCGACTTTGTCGCCTATCTCGCAGAGATATCGCGGGAGTATTCTCTCGATCCGAAGGCGATTTCGATCGAGGTGACGGAGAGTGTGTTGATGCGCGATCTGGCCGTGGACACCCTGCGCGACCTGAGGAATTTTGGATTCGGCGTCTCGGTGGACGACTTCGGGACAGGGTATTCGTCGCTGGCGTACCTGCAAAAGCTGCCGGTCGATCTGGTGAAGATCGACCGGAGCTTCGTGCGGGATATCGCGGGCTCGGCGAAGTCCAGAGACTTTCTGAGTGCAATGGTGCACCTGATCAAGACGCTGGGGTTGGCGGTGATCGCGGAGGGCGTGGAGACCGAGGCGCAGAGTGAGTTACTGCTCAGCCTTGGTTGCACGAGGGCGCAGGGGTACTACTTCTCACGCCCCATGGGGGGAGAGGCGGTGGAGGGGTATCTTTCCGCGCACGCGGATGGGTACGGGGAGTTTCGCGTGGGGTGA
- a CDS encoding biliverdin-producing heme oxygenase, with protein sequence MFASRRQSNRERCHLSGEEACERRGHLVVRAATMEAHLSIERALALPDSIQTSGDYRDWLGRFFGIYLPLEEVLRGFHEWPSWKIDLDVLGQARALRQDLIALGCDLRTIELAVGDALPRLTRFAEALGALYVLEGSKLGGRMILRELLPRMSSEISGAWMFFEGHGAETGARWADFRGSLDAYCAAEPAELGGVIEGANATFQALHRWMLPLVVEEVA encoded by the coding sequence GTGTTTGCTTCGCGTCGACAGTCCAATAGAGAGCGGTGTCATTTGTCTGGAGAAGAAGCGTGTGAGCGTCGAGGACATCTTGTCGTGCGTGCGGCCACCATGGAGGCGCATCTCAGCATCGAACGTGCGTTGGCGTTGCCGGACTCGATCCAGACGAGCGGGGACTATCGCGACTGGCTGGGTCGCTTCTTCGGCATATACCTTCCGCTCGAGGAGGTTCTTCGCGGTTTCCATGAGTGGCCGTCCTGGAAGATTGATCTCGACGTGTTGGGGCAGGCCCGGGCACTGCGCCAGGACCTGATTGCGCTCGGCTGCGATCTCCGCACGATTGAATTGGCTGTGGGTGATGCGCTTCCCCGGCTTACACGCTTTGCGGAGGCTCTGGGTGCGCTTTATGTCTTGGAAGGCTCTAAACTTGGCGGTCGTATGATTCTGCGTGAGTTGTTGCCGCGGATGAGTTCCGAAATCTCCGGTGCCTGGATGTTTTTTGAGGGGCATGGCGCGGAGACGGGTGCTCGCTGGGCTGACTTTCGCGGCTCTCTAGATGCGTACTGCGCGGCAGAGCCAGCGGAGCTTGGCGGCGTGATTGAAGGAGCCAACGCAACCTTTCAGGCACTCCATCGTTGGATGCTGCCGCTGGTGGTGGAGGAGGTGGCTTGA
- a CDS encoding histidine-type phosphatase produces the protein MAKLFAILAAVFALLTPALLAQRGSATTNADLKFVVYFSRHGVRSPTGKAAQYDKFSSAAWPTWPVAPGILTPHGYRLMELFGAYDRQKLAQQGLFAAAGCEAAGHVSFYADSDQRTRETGNALAAGLFPGCGIAVSSREEGTNDPLFHLPSEEVARADSALAVAAIAGRIGGSAGNPTEAYRAQIATFDHLLGTCGKTAASAKRSSLFDVPSTLEAGQGDHLAELRSPLNTASTLVENILLEYTEGMDKQQVGWGCADGATIRSLIALHTAATDFTQRTPAIAKLQASNLLKQIEGAMQQAVEQHPMPGVFSKPTDKALFLVGHDTNILNMAGALNLTWIADERRDDTAPGSTLIFELWKGRDTAAYTVKVFLSVQTLEQMRNTTVLTLDAPPERVPVFLPGCSRVDFSCSWSDFMRTLEDVQR, from the coding sequence ATGGCAAAGCTCTTCGCGATACTGGCTGCTGTATTTGCTCTCCTCACTCCTGCTCTTTTGGCGCAGAGGGGCTCCGCAACCACGAACGCCGACCTCAAATTCGTGGTGTATTTTAGCCGTCATGGAGTTCGCTCTCCAACTGGGAAGGCGGCACAGTATGACAAGTTTTCGAGTGCCGCATGGCCCACTTGGCCGGTGGCTCCCGGTATCCTTACGCCCCATGGATACCGGCTGATGGAGTTGTTTGGCGCCTATGACCGGCAGAAGCTGGCGCAGCAAGGATTGTTTGCGGCCGCGGGATGCGAGGCGGCAGGTCATGTGAGCTTCTACGCCGACTCCGACCAGAGAACGCGGGAGACGGGCAACGCCCTTGCGGCAGGGCTCTTTCCTGGGTGCGGGATCGCTGTCAGTTCGCGTGAGGAGGGAACGAATGATCCGCTGTTTCATCTTCCGTCTGAGGAAGTAGCCCGTGCAGACAGCGCCCTTGCCGTCGCGGCAATCGCGGGGCGTATTGGTGGAAGTGCAGGAAACCCAACGGAGGCTTATCGGGCGCAGATCGCCACCTTCGATCACCTGCTTGGTACGTGCGGGAAAACGGCAGCGTCAGCAAAGCGCAGTTCTTTGTTCGATGTACCGTCCACGCTCGAAGCCGGACAAGGCGATCACCTTGCGGAGCTACGCAGTCCTCTCAACACGGCTTCTACCCTGGTTGAAAATATTTTGCTCGAATATACCGAAGGCATGGACAAACAGCAGGTTGGCTGGGGCTGCGCGGATGGTGCGACCATTCGTTCGCTGATCGCTCTGCATACCGCCGCGACCGATTTTACGCAGCGGACACCGGCGATTGCTAAGTTGCAAGCCTCGAATTTGCTTAAACAGATTGAGGGTGCGATGCAGCAGGCAGTTGAGCAGCATCCGATGCCGGGAGTTTTTTCGAAGCCCACGGATAAGGCCTTGTTTCTCGTCGGGCACGATACGAACATCCTGAATATGGCCGGAGCATTGAACCTCACCTGGATTGCGGACGAGCGGCGCGATGACACGGCACCGGGCAGCACACTCATCTTCGAGCTATGGAAGGGGCGCGATACGGCAGCTTATACGGTGAAGGTCTTCCTCAGCGTGCAGACGTTGGAGCAGATGCGCAATACGACCGTGCTTACGCTGGATGCGCCCCCGGAGCGTGTGCCAGTATTCCTGCCGGGCTGCAGCCGTGTAGACTTTTCCTGTTCGTGGTCTGACTTTATGCGAACGCTGGAAGACGTTCAACGATGA